Proteins co-encoded in one Coriobacterium glomerans PW2 genomic window:
- the larB gene encoding nickel pincer cofactor biosynthesis protein LarB produces MDAIDLERIARAVAEGDLTPADLIEHLRVESVSDLGYAQVDNERGVRTGVSEIIYGEGKTPSQIAGIVAAMRDAGQRRALITRLDAEKASSLQVLGVDIAYHERARAAVSGPLPDADGNGEILVLTAGTSDLAVADEAVLTARFLGNRVTCVHDVGVAGIHRLLSHARQISHAQVIIAIAGMEGALPSVVAGLASCPVIAVPTSVGYGASFGGIAALLGMLNSCSSGISVVNIDNGFGAAYQASLINHLKAREHDI; encoded by the coding sequence ATGGATGCGATCGATCTCGAGAGGATCGCCCGCGCGGTGGCTGAAGGCGATCTGACCCCTGCGGATCTCATCGAGCATCTGCGGGTCGAATCGGTGAGCGATCTTGGTTATGCGCAGGTGGACAATGAGCGCGGCGTCCGGACAGGGGTTTCAGAGATCATCTACGGGGAGGGGAAGACCCCTTCCCAGATCGCCGGCATCGTAGCTGCCATGCGAGACGCCGGTCAGCGACGCGCTCTCATCACGCGCCTCGATGCCGAGAAGGCGTCCAGCCTGCAGGTGCTAGGAGTGGATATCGCCTATCATGAGCGCGCCCGCGCCGCCGTGAGCGGACCGCTGCCGGATGCGGACGGCAACGGCGAGATACTCGTGCTCACAGCAGGCACAAGCGATCTCGCGGTCGCCGATGAGGCGGTGCTCACCGCGCGGTTCCTCGGCAACCGCGTGACGTGCGTGCATGATGTCGGCGTGGCCGGCATCCATCGGTTGCTTTCGCACGCACGGCAGATCAGCCATGCTCAGGTGATCATCGCGATAGCCGGTATGGAGGGGGCGCTTCCCAGCGTCGTGGCGGGCCTTGCATCATGTCCGGTCATCGCTGTTCCCACGAGCGTCGGGTACGGTGCGAGCTTCGGCGGCATCGCTGCGCTGCTCGGGATGCTCAACAGCTGTTCGAGCGGCATCTCTGTTGTGAACATCGACAATGGATTCGGTGCCGCATATCAGGCATCGCTCATCAATCATCTGAAAGCAAGGGAGCATGACATATGA
- the larC gene encoding nickel pincer cofactor biosynthesis protein LarC yields MICDNNEGADAGCTLYLECGSGIAGDMLVAALLDLGGDAAERSVRRALESLPVRGYEICISHVRKSGILCCDFAVLLDQDHQNRDHDMAYLQGAPHHGPKQHACSSSEQRRHIHRHDHAHRGLADILGLINGADMTSGARALARDTFSILAEAEAKAHALPLDQVHFHEVGAVDSIVDIVSAAVLIDHLGVQSTVIPSLTDGHGSIRCQHGVIPVPVPATLNICAAHGLPLASSQIAGELVTPTGAALAAALRPLFELPARYTVRQVGIGAGKRAYERPSMLRALIIEEMPVSSTDQMGLLGCPAGARNTVTKIECDIDDSTGEVLAYAADRLREAGALEVHWIAVLGKKGRPAHQLEVICDSQAAALMERIIFSETSTIGLRSQLMERTCLERAMSSAMTPWGSVSIKCVTLPDGTQRRTPEYDDCAAIAESENIPVQSVFNTATQAAYRDGCRDEVVPVSSI; encoded by the coding sequence ATGATCTGCGACAACAACGAGGGTGCGGATGCAGGGTGCACGCTGTATCTGGAGTGCGGAAGCGGTATCGCCGGAGACATGCTTGTTGCGGCCCTGCTCGATTTGGGGGGAGATGCCGCGGAGCGCTCCGTGCGACGGGCGCTCGAGAGCCTTCCGGTGAGAGGGTATGAGATCTGCATCTCGCATGTGAGAAAATCCGGTATCCTCTGCTGCGACTTCGCGGTCTTGCTCGATCAAGACCATCAGAACCGGGATCACGATATGGCCTATCTCCAAGGGGCGCCGCATCATGGTCCCAAGCAGCATGCATGTTCGTCAAGCGAGCAACGGCGGCACATCCACCGGCATGATCACGCTCATCGCGGACTGGCTGATATCCTGGGACTCATCAACGGAGCCGACATGACGTCGGGCGCTCGCGCCCTTGCTCGAGACACCTTTTCGATACTGGCTGAGGCAGAGGCGAAAGCGCACGCTCTGCCCCTTGATCAGGTTCACTTCCACGAGGTGGGAGCCGTCGACTCGATTGTGGACATAGTTTCCGCCGCTGTGCTCATCGATCACCTGGGCGTGCAAAGCACGGTGATTCCCTCCCTCACCGACGGACACGGTTCGATCAGATGCCAGCACGGCGTCATCCCGGTACCCGTCCCCGCGACGCTCAATATCTGCGCGGCCCACGGACTGCCGCTCGCTTCCTCGCAGATCGCAGGCGAGCTCGTCACGCCGACGGGAGCAGCGCTCGCGGCGGCCCTTCGCCCGTTGTTCGAGCTGCCGGCGCGCTACACGGTGAGACAGGTGGGAATAGGTGCCGGCAAGCGCGCCTACGAGCGGCCATCGATGCTGCGGGCGCTCATCATCGAGGAGATGCCTGTTTCGTCGACCGATCAGATGGGCCTGCTCGGCTGTCCGGCCGGCGCGCGCAATACGGTCACGAAGATCGAATGCGATATCGACGACTCCACCGGCGAGGTGCTCGCGTACGCGGCCGATCGTCTGCGTGAGGCCGGTGCTCTCGAGGTTCACTGGATAGCGGTCCTGGGAAAGAAGGGGAGGCCGGCGCACCAGCTCGAGGTGATCTGCGACAGTCAAGCCGCCGCGCTCATGGAGCGGATCATCTTCAGCGAGACCTCTACGATCGGGCTGCGGAGCCAGCTCATGGAACGCACATGCCTCGAACGTGCTATGAGTTCTGCAATGACACCATGGGGGTCTGTCAGCATCAAGTGCGTGACACTGCCCGACGGCACACAGCGCAGGACGCCCGAATATGACGATTGCGCAGCGATAGCCGAAAGTGAAAATATCCCTGTTCAAAGCGTTTTCAACACTGCGACACAGGCGGCATATCGCGACGGTTGCCGAGATGAAGTTGTTCCGGTCTCATCCATATGA
- a CDS encoding SpaA isopeptide-forming pilin-related protein — MRWFHKRSIGAGACETHIGLHRLAAFVIAAIIIACTALSVESVGFADPSSGGREAAVIEKGSASGEKDGGDAHDAHGDAATDTADADAHGKKEPDTADADAHDKKEPDAADADAHGKKEPDAADAGSHDKKEPDAADADSHDKKEPDAASGDKNSDGPSADDRPVLHGIKSINGERFTSDQAHGTFTVDLSVATGESGALVEDIMKVDGNSWSGDGADKGSYTFWKLSLKGTDDGTDYGTKQRGSGGNQSNTGTNISRVKKDADGEIEFIPLDKNGNPGSWTKVHGNGSDLQFVFYFLQDMPVGSNPSYVKFHVSDWFVRDFTPPGGRGSSTGRGIIVEVVDRDSAEQLAQSGTMYYYSTTSGVETLTADAVDLGKYQITGIEKFKAADQGNSRPWTSTAKEDANNPIASYTFDQMHDGTMAVKWDKDDPNHVIFTVSVSRTAQVSLEKRLTGPDSDVYQNKTFTFSAGLEVPDGNPLSTAYPAKGLADGATEVRVTKDASDPSRGEITGIAARPGVPITISGLPPETGVHFSEAGTPERDPSVFTTSFDNDVSHSTDGSATAREVDQTGDKRPQTVTTTNRVSSGQGKLTVTKKFTGLKKMTSQDRINLNESFLIESDGKAFPALLLNNCTDVTPSGGILDESADEVTYTWKLSRVATGPATLIERNYAVSSTDVAAQTRIGEGSYNLSDTVVLKNISDTPTAVLFMNEYGSGSTDLSVHKNWERTEQDEKLPVTVEVDWKGSIPGATGEVPGGLVGTYTIDAKTDWAMALQGQPTHSTVLGDITYSVTETAVGGSDPEDAGFTSTVSTDGVNAFTVTNEKTLKIGLRIKKVDEDGGSPLQGAAFTLSDEDGTPVGEETKVDSDGVAAFDDVRVGSYLISETCAPAGYQLAANPYRLNVSVDAVTVFVPDAQGHYPDTGVVVPASEDGAYRMTFSDRKAPNLPSTGLPGPAIAEAAAVTVAVAAGLHALASAFVRRQG; from the coding sequence ATGCGCTGGTTTCATAAGAGGTCAATCGGTGCAGGTGCGTGCGAGACCCACATCGGCCTGCATCGCCTCGCGGCCTTTGTCATAGCGGCGATCATCATCGCATGCACTGCGTTGTCGGTCGAATCTGTCGGATTTGCTGATCCCTCGTCTGGTGGTCGCGAGGCAGCTGTCATCGAAAAAGGCTCGGCGTCGGGCGAGAAAGATGGTGGCGATGCGCATGATGCTCATGGCGATGCCGCGACCGATACCGCAGATGCGGACGCGCACGGCAAGAAAGAGCCCGATACCGCAGATGCGGATGCGCACGACAAGAAAGAGCCCGATGCCGCAGATGCGGACGCGCACGGCAAGAAAGAGCCCGATGCCGCAGATGCGGGCTCGCACGACAAGAAAGAGCCCGATGCCGCAGATGCGGACTCGCACGACAAGAAAGAGCCCGATGCCGCATCGGGGGACAAGAACTCAGATGGTCCCTCAGCGGATGACCGCCCTGTGCTACATGGCATCAAGAGCATAAACGGAGAGCGGTTCACCTCCGATCAGGCGCACGGCACGTTTACCGTCGATCTCTCCGTTGCCACGGGCGAGTCGGGCGCGCTCGTGGAAGACATCATGAAGGTCGATGGAAACTCTTGGAGCGGAGACGGTGCCGACAAGGGCAGCTACACGTTTTGGAAGCTCAGCTTGAAGGGAACCGATGACGGCACGGACTACGGAACAAAGCAAAGGGGCAGCGGCGGCAACCAATCGAATACCGGAACCAACATCTCCCGGGTCAAGAAGGATGCGGACGGCGAGATCGAGTTCATTCCCTTGGATAAGAACGGCAATCCGGGCTCTTGGACGAAGGTGCACGGAAACGGCTCCGATCTGCAATTCGTTTTCTACTTTCTACAGGATATGCCCGTCGGAAGCAATCCGTCCTACGTGAAGTTTCATGTATCTGATTGGTTCGTTCGCGACTTCACGCCCCCGGGAGGTCGGGGAAGCTCCACGGGGAGAGGCATCATCGTCGAGGTAGTCGATCGAGACAGCGCCGAACAGCTCGCCCAGAGCGGAACCATGTATTACTACAGCACCACGTCTGGGGTGGAGACGCTGACGGCTGACGCGGTTGATCTGGGCAAATACCAGATCACCGGTATCGAGAAGTTCAAGGCGGCTGATCAGGGCAACTCGAGGCCGTGGACCTCTACTGCCAAGGAGGATGCGAACAACCCGATCGCAAGCTACACCTTCGATCAGATGCATGACGGCACCATGGCTGTGAAGTGGGATAAAGACGATCCCAACCATGTGATCTTCACCGTCAGCGTCAGCAGAACCGCTCAGGTGAGCCTCGAGAAGCGCCTCACCGGCCCTGATTCCGATGTCTATCAGAACAAGACCTTCACATTCTCGGCTGGGTTGGAGGTACCCGACGGCAATCCATTATCGACGGCCTACCCCGCAAAAGGGCTTGCAGACGGTGCGACAGAGGTCCGTGTGACCAAGGATGCTTCAGATCCGTCTCGCGGTGAGATCACCGGTATCGCTGCGCGACCGGGTGTCCCGATCACGATCAGCGGTCTGCCTCCAGAGACAGGGGTGCACTTCAGTGAGGCAGGTACTCCGGAACGCGATCCCTCGGTGTTCACGACTTCATTTGACAACGATGTTTCTCACAGCACCGACGGTTCCGCGACGGCTCGCGAGGTCGACCAGACCGGGGACAAGCGGCCCCAGACCGTCACGACGACGAACCGGGTGAGTTCGGGACAAGGCAAGCTTACCGTCACCAAGAAGTTTACCGGACTCAAGAAGATGACAAGTCAGGACCGCATCAATCTCAACGAGTCCTTTCTGATAGAGTCCGATGGCAAGGCCTTTCCCGCGCTGCTTCTCAACAACTGCACTGATGTTACGCCATCTGGTGGAATCTTGGATGAGAGCGCGGACGAGGTCACCTACACATGGAAGCTGAGCAGAGTTGCAACCGGGCCGGCCACGCTCATCGAGCGCAACTACGCCGTCTCCTCGACTGACGTCGCGGCACAGACACGTATCGGCGAAGGTTCCTACAACCTCTCCGACACCGTCGTACTGAAGAATATATCCGATACCCCTACGGCAGTGCTGTTCATGAATGAATACGGATCGGGCAGCACGGACCTGAGCGTTCACAAGAATTGGGAGCGCACCGAACAGGATGAGAAGCTCCCCGTCACCGTCGAGGTCGACTGGAAGGGGTCCATACCCGGCGCAACGGGCGAGGTGCCGGGGGGCCTTGTAGGCACCTACACCATCGACGCGAAGACCGATTGGGCGATGGCTCTTCAGGGGCAGCCGACGCACAGCACGGTGTTGGGAGATATAACCTACAGTGTGACCGAGACCGCTGTCGGCGGTTCTGATCCCGAGGATGCCGGATTCACCTCGACGGTTTCAACAGACGGAGTCAACGCCTTCACCGTCACCAACGAGAAGACGCTCAAGATCGGGCTCAGAATCAAAAAAGTCGACGAGGACGGTGGATCGCCGCTACAAGGTGCCGCATTCACTCTGAGCGATGAAGACGGGACCCCCGTCGGTGAGGAGACCAAGGTCGATTCGGATGGCGTCGCAGCCTTCGATGATGTTCGCGTCGGTTCCTACCTCATCTCCGAGACGTGCGCGCCCGCCGGCTACCAGCTCGCCGCGAACCCTTACCGGCTCAACGTATCGGTTGACGCTGTCACCGTGTTCGTGCCCGATGCTCAAGGCCACTACCCGGATACCGGTGTCGTCGTGCCGGCCTCAGAGGACGGGGCGTATCGGATGACGTTCTCCGACCGGAAGGCTCCGAACCTTCCCTCGACGGGGCTGCCGGGCCCTGCGATAGCCGAGGCGGCAGCTGTGACCGTCGCGGTCGCAGCGGGCCTGCATGCTCTGGCGTCGGCATTCGTGCGCAGACAGGGTTGA
- the yfcE gene encoding phosphodiesterase: protein MKYLVASDIHGSAYWTERLLETIEEERPDCICLLGDLLYHGPRNDLPRDYAPKRVLAQLNELAGSVRLLAVRGNCDSEVDQMVLSFPCMADYLVAFDQASGCELFLTHGHVFGPGLDVSVDRMPQLPSGSALVFGHTHVKVNEQSAACPGIRLFNPGSVSIPKDGSNSCGIYESGEFRHVLLEPGSSR, encoded by the coding sequence ATGAAATACCTTGTTGCATCCGATATCCACGGATCCGCCTATTGGACCGAGCGGCTGCTGGAGACCATTGAAGAGGAGCGGCCCGATTGCATCTGCCTTCTGGGCGACCTGCTCTATCATGGCCCGCGCAACGATCTGCCGCGCGATTATGCGCCCAAGCGCGTACTCGCTCAACTCAACGAACTCGCCGGAAGCGTGCGCCTGCTCGCCGTTCGCGGGAACTGCGATTCCGAGGTCGACCAGATGGTTCTGTCTTTTCCGTGCATGGCCGACTATCTCGTCGCATTCGATCAGGCGAGCGGATGCGAGCTGTTCTTGACTCACGGCCACGTGTTCGGTCCCGGGCTCGATGTCAGCGTCGACAGGATGCCGCAGCTTCCGAGTGGATCCGCTCTCGTCTTCGGACACACGCACGTCAAGGTCAACGAGCAAAGCGCTGCCTGTCCGGGTATCCGATTGTTCAACCCCGGAAGCGTCTCGATTCCGAAAGACGGATCGAACAGTTGCGGTATCTATGAATCCGGAGAGTTTCGTCACGTGCTGCTGGAACCCGGGTCCTCGCGATGA
- the mazG gene encoding nucleoside triphosphate pyrophosphohydrolase — protein sequence MREAVDAREAIQSLIETIWRLRQPGGCPWDRKQTHVSIAGNMVEEAYEALDAIERDDTEHLREELGDVLMQVLMQAQIAADADEFTFQDVARDVEAKLIRRHPHVFANDVADDVADVSALWDRVKLQERSDFSERHGRGGSSGESLLDSVPRALPALRQAQNVSRKAAAIGLDLDDREAVWDRMDRDRAAFRADPPDSPERESELGDLLFSLVNIARIADIDAERALRASTSAFRRRWQTVERLAGETGANAEHLSASELNMLWDQAGREGSTMERSANR from the coding sequence ATGAGGGAAGCGGTCGATGCGCGAGAGGCCATCCAGTCGCTCATCGAGACCATCTGGCGATTGCGTCAGCCGGGAGGCTGTCCCTGGGATCGCAAGCAGACTCATGTATCCATCGCGGGAAATATGGTCGAGGAGGCATACGAGGCTCTCGACGCGATCGAGCGGGATGATACGGAGCATCTGCGCGAAGAACTCGGCGATGTCCTCATGCAGGTCCTCATGCAGGCTCAGATCGCTGCCGATGCCGATGAGTTCACCTTCCAGGATGTGGCGCGAGACGTCGAAGCGAAGCTCATCCGACGGCATCCTCACGTTTTCGCAAACGATGTCGCAGACGATGTCGCAGATGTCTCCGCCCTCTGGGATCGCGTGAAGCTTCAGGAGCGATCCGATTTCTCCGAGCGGCACGGTCGGGGCGGGTCCTCAGGGGAGAGCCTGCTTGACAGCGTGCCGAGGGCGCTGCCGGCTCTGCGTCAGGCGCAGAACGTATCGCGCAAAGCGGCGGCGATCGGCCTTGATTTGGATGATCGCGAGGCCGTCTGGGATCGGATGGACCGAGACCGGGCTGCGTTTCGGGCCGATCCGCCTGATAGCCCTGAAAGAGAGTCTGAACTCGGCGACCTTTTGTTCTCTCTTGTCAACATCGCGCGCATCGCCGATATCGACGCCGAACGCGCGCTCAGGGCGAGCACTTCGGCTTTTCGCAGACGCTGGCAGACCGTCGAGCGGCTCGCAGGGGAAACGGGAGCGAATGCGGAGCATCTGTCCGCATCGGAGCTCAATATGCTGTGGGATCAGGCGGGGCGCGAGGGGAGTACAATGGAGCGCAGCGCGAACAGGTGA
- the eno gene encoding phosphopyruvate hydratase, whose translation MSEILDVYGREVLDSRGNPTVEVEVVLEDGSFGRAMVPSGASTGAFEAVELRDEDKGRYLGKGVTKAVDHVNKECADAVLGMDAFDQRALDAALLVADGTPNKANLGANAILGVSIAVARAAAQSAGLELFSYLGGVNGHLLPTPMMNILNGGAHADNNVDFQEFMIMPVGAPTFAEGLRWCSEVYHTLKGVLKADGHNTGVGDEGGFAPDFKTNAEPLDYVTKAVEAAGFKAGEDFMFAMDPASTEFFDKERGVYMLKGEGRELSSDEMIDYWEGLVDSYPLISIEDGLAEEDWDGWVKLTARLGDRIQLVGDDLFVTNTKRLKKGIDLHAGNAILIKVNQIGTLTETLDTIEMAKQAGYACIVSHRSGETEDATIADLAVATNAGQIKSGAPCRSDRVAKYNQLLRIEDELYASARYAGRTAFYGIAAKS comes from the coding sequence ATGAGTGAGATTCTGGACGTCTACGGGCGCGAGGTTCTGGACTCGCGGGGCAATCCGACCGTCGAGGTCGAGGTCGTTTTGGAGGATGGTTCGTTCGGGCGCGCCATGGTCCCCTCCGGTGCCTCGACGGGTGCCTTTGAAGCAGTCGAGCTTCGCGACGAGGACAAGGGACGCTATCTCGGCAAAGGGGTCACAAAGGCTGTCGATCACGTCAACAAGGAGTGCGCCGACGCCGTACTCGGTATGGATGCCTTCGACCAGCGGGCTCTCGACGCGGCGCTGCTCGTCGCAGACGGCACGCCCAACAAGGCGAACCTTGGCGCCAACGCGATCTTGGGGGTCTCGATCGCCGTGGCCCGAGCGGCGGCCCAGTCAGCCGGCCTCGAGCTGTTCAGCTATCTGGGTGGCGTGAACGGTCATCTGCTGCCAACGCCGATGATGAACATCTTGAACGGCGGAGCCCACGCGGACAACAACGTGGATTTCCAGGAGTTCATGATCATGCCGGTCGGTGCTCCCACGTTCGCAGAGGGACTCCGGTGGTGCTCGGAGGTCTACCACACGCTGAAGGGCGTGCTGAAAGCTGACGGGCACAACACCGGTGTCGGGGACGAGGGCGGCTTCGCGCCTGATTTCAAGACGAACGCCGAACCGCTCGACTACGTCACGAAGGCCGTGGAGGCGGCCGGCTTCAAAGCCGGTGAGGACTTCATGTTCGCGATGGATCCCGCCTCAACCGAGTTCTTCGACAAGGAACGCGGTGTGTACATGCTCAAGGGCGAAGGCCGCGAGCTGTCGAGCGACGAGATGATCGATTACTGGGAAGGCCTCGTGGACAGCTACCCGCTGATCTCGATCGAGGATGGTCTGGCGGAAGAGGACTGGGACGGATGGGTGAAGCTCACCGCTCGACTCGGCGATCGGATCCAGCTCGTCGGCGACGATCTGTTCGTCACGAATACGAAGCGCTTGAAGAAGGGCATCGATTTGCATGCGGGCAATGCGATCCTTATCAAGGTGAACCAGATCGGCACCCTGACCGAGACGCTCGACACCATCGAGATGGCCAAGCAGGCAGGATACGCCTGCATCGTGTCGCATCGCTCTGGAGAGACCGAGGACGCCACGATTGCCGACCTCGCCGTCGCGACGAATGCGGGTCAGATCAAATCCGGCGCCCCGTGCCGCTCTGATCGCGTTGCGAAGTACAATCAGCTTCTCCGTATCGAGGATGAGCTGTATGCCTCTGCGCGCTATGCCGGAAGAACCGCATTTTACGGGATCGCTGCAAAATCTTGA
- a CDS encoding zinc ribbon domain-containing protein, with product MRGTETMYCSTCGEEIQHGGAYCPKCGREVQQGNGDAPSAASASPCGRSLLDELCFVRDSLLLILEQYTTQASLVLNYRQEQKRLESRTVGQKSEYGLFVFGIAIVAVVVLKGLLTGKFDEVVLCMAILALFWRGWTTGRRRLLIVGLALLVGIAFVGITNIIHVANDAELPPSAVFVYIGSYAVAVVIALIAAKTAVTRRNAKVDAENKEIRTGNARALAEYSARYDCTVREIDRLRQELLERTASWFPPDYYNVRTVESFIMLVKNHRASDVSEMVNLYETDAHRRNVEAYMHLQSKQMELMLVNQQEIARKLEVSNLINAGNFVLNAMNVANTSAILDRL from the coding sequence ATGAGAGGAACCGAAACGATGTATTGCAGCACGTGCGGCGAGGAGATCCAGCATGGCGGGGCATACTGCCCGAAATGCGGCAGGGAGGTGCAGCAGGGAAACGGAGACGCGCCTTCGGCTGCATCTGCCTCACCGTGCGGACGAAGTTTGCTGGATGAGCTGTGCTTCGTCAGGGACAGCCTCCTTCTCATTCTGGAGCAGTACACGACACAGGCCTCCCTGGTGCTCAACTACCGGCAGGAGCAGAAAAGGCTGGAATCGAGAACTGTGGGACAGAAGTCGGAATACGGGCTGTTCGTGTTCGGCATCGCCATTGTCGCCGTTGTGGTTTTGAAAGGACTTCTGACCGGAAAGTTCGACGAGGTCGTCCTCTGTATGGCGATCCTCGCGCTGTTCTGGAGAGGATGGACGACAGGAAGACGAAGGCTCCTGATCGTCGGGCTCGCTCTGCTGGTTGGTATCGCCTTCGTCGGCATCACCAATATCATCCACGTCGCCAACGACGCAGAGCTCCCGCCTTCGGCTGTCTTCGTCTACATCGGCAGCTACGCTGTCGCCGTTGTGATCGCCCTGATCGCCGCCAAGACAGCGGTCACCAGACGCAACGCGAAGGTGGATGCGGAAAACAAGGAGATCAGAACCGGCAATGCGCGTGCGCTCGCGGAATACTCCGCACGCTATGATTGCACGGTCCGCGAGATAGATCGCCTGCGGCAGGAGCTTCTGGAGAGGACCGCATCGTGGTTCCCTCCGGATTACTACAATGTGAGAACGGTCGAGAGCTTCATCATGCTCGTGAAAAACCATCGCGCATCCGATGTGAGCGAGATGGTCAACCTCTACGAGACCGATGCTCATAGGCGCAACGTCGAGGCATATATGCATCTCCAGTCAAAGCAGATGGAGCTGATGCTAGTCAATCAGCAGGAGATTGCCCGAAAGCTAGAAGTCTCCAACCTCATCAACGCCGGAAATTTCGTGCTGAATGCCATGAACGTGGCGAACACCAGCGCGATTCTCGATCGGCTCTGA
- a CDS encoding helix-turn-helix domain-containing protein, with the protein MDKRLERQIGARIQLLRRARTGLSQEKFSVAAGIDYSYLAGVEQGRHRLSVSMLKRIADGLDLSMSEILKGL; encoded by the coding sequence ATGGATAAAAGACTCGAGCGTCAGATCGGGGCGCGCATCCAGTTGCTGCGTCGTGCGAGGACCGGGCTGAGCCAGGAGAAGTTCTCTGTGGCAGCTGGGATCGATTACAGCTATCTCGCCGGGGTCGAGCAGGGGAGGCACAGGTTGTCGGTCTCCATGCTCAAGCGCATCGCCGATGGACTTGATCTTTCCATGTCGGAGATTCTCAAGGGGCTGTGA